A window of Zingiber officinale cultivar Zhangliang chromosome 5A, Zo_v1.1, whole genome shotgun sequence contains these coding sequences:
- the LOC121979809 gene encoding L-aminoadipate-semialdehyde dehydrogenase-phosphopantetheinyl transferase-like has protein sequence MESGVRRWLVNVSLWNPSVDQFASVVSLLPEDEQRTITKYMKFDDRKRALVSRLLQYSIVHEVLGIPYDKIIIHRTLEGKPYLINGIGSPFSNFNFNVSHHGDYVGIASDPLCLVGLDIVSIMIPEQTTEHEFMSNFSSYLTALEWKNIAKTGTSEVKLCEFYRYWCLKEAFVKATGAGLGFGFHRLEFHHKNWTDISVYIDGIESREWKFSLYKIDERHWASIARGLANGADEQFDASLPVAEVGFIQRTVDQLIQSRSHGAQQNSC, from the exons ATGGAAAGTGGAGTGAGGCGATGGCTGGTCAACGTCTCCCTTTGGAACCCTTCCGTGGACCAGTTTGCTTCGGTTGTTTCTCTTCTTCCGGAAGATGAGCAGAGAACCATCACCAA GTACATGAAGTTTGATGATAGAAAACGAGCTCTTGTAAGTCGACTACTTCAATACTCAATTGTGCATGAAGTTTTAGGTATACCTTATGACAAGATAATTATACATCGGACGCTTGAGGGCAAACCGTATCTG ATTAATGGCATAGGCTCTCCATTTTCAAATTTCAACTTCAACGTGTCACATCATGGAGATTACGTTGGCATAGCATCTGATCCTCTCTGTCTTGTTGGTCTGGATATCGTTTCCATTATGATACCAGAACAAACAACAGAACATGAGTTCATGAGTAATTTTTCATCATATTTAACTGCATTAGAGTGGAAGAACATTGCAAAGACTGGTACTTCAGAAGTAAAGTTGTGTGAGTTCTACAG ATACTGGTGTCTAAAGGAGGCATTCGTCAAAGCTACTGGTGCTGGCTTGGGCTTTGGTTTTCACAGGCTGGAATTTCACCACAAAAACTGGACTGATATATCAGTTTATATCGATGGAATTGAATCAAGGGAATGGAAGTTTTCACTTTACAAGATTGATGAACGGCACTGG GCATCCATTGCCAGAGGACTTGCTAACGGAGCCGACGAACAATTTGATGCTAGTTTACCTGTCGCGGAGGTTGGGTTCATTCAAAGAACAGTCGACCAACTCATTCAGAGTCGTAGCCATGGAGCTCAACAAAATAGTTGCTAA
- the LOC121981082 gene encoding probable RNA-dependent RNA polymerase SHL2: MDLPPTHKEQDNLTVSQVGFGGFDANVTAKQLADFLEDEVGIIWRCRVKSSWTPPDSFPVYHVPVGGEASWKEDYERVVPHAFVHFARPETGKKAMDAAGRNALVLNGRVLRVNMGTESSLLVNRRRTSDPFKFSNVRVEIGNQVSRDDFLVAWKGPDLVVDFLIDPFDGRCKILFSKDTAFSFKGTRDLALIKCNFKLEFLVRDINEVRVYQDNAPFVMQFQLISAPSVYYRTADDDIYESVPYNLLDDEDPWIRTTDFTPSNAVGRCNSYRILFSPRFGVKMQRSLAYLRDRRIDDVRPKHRQIIRDEPNYGVLPVDPFFCIQYKEGIKFSTMFLVNALVHKGIVNQHQLTEEFFSLLRQQSDIINESALLNIWSYKRSSFDAPRRLKLVQDWLLKDRKLLRQPSNETVEVRRLAITPTKAYCLPAEVELSNRVLRKYKEVADRFLRVTFMDEGMQQLNNNVLNYNVAPIVRDITSSSFPQKTTAFRRVNQILTNGFQLCGRKYSFLAFSSNQLRDRSAWFFAEVPNTITVSNIRNWMGKFSNRNVAKCTARMGQCFSSTYATINVPPHEVNPDLEDIVRNEYVFSDGIGTITPDLALEVAEKLQLTDNPPSAYQIRYAGCKGVVAVWLGNGDGIRLSLRPSMNKFESNHTMLEVVSWTKIQPGFLNRQIITLLSSQQVPDSVFERMQETMIHKLNQMLVDADVAYEVLTTSCTEQSSTAAMMLSAGFRPQTEPHLKAMISCVRSSQLGDLLAKTRIFVSKARWLMGCLDELGILEQGQCFIQTSSLSLENCFSKHGSRFSAPQKNRQVIVGTVAMAKNPCLHPGDIRILEAVDVPSLHHLSDCLVFPQKGDRPHTNEASGSDLDGDLYFVTWDQDLIPPSKKSSIAMDYTPAEVRNLPRQIFPQDIIDFYLKNMINENLGVICNAHVVHADRSEYGAFDENCLKLAELAAIAVDFPKTGKMVTLPPTLKPKCYPDFMGKDGYISYKSEKVLGKLYRKIKDVTDDIDSSETACMVEDLPYDVDLEVVGSSDYLADAWQDKVVYERRLNALLAQYRVSSEGEVVTGHIWSLPKFNSRKQGELKERLKNAYSSLHKEHRHAFDTMDPDFLQLTDAEKGVLYERKASAWYQVTYHPRWVKKSLELNEPDWELVPARLSFAWIAADYLVRIKIRCGDERRKLNSQRPIDSLASYLSERID, translated from the exons ATGGATCTTCCGCCGACGCACAAGGAGCAGGATAATCTGACGGTTAGCCAGGTCGGTTTCGGTGGGTTCGACGCGAATGTCACTGCGAAGCAGCTCGCGGATTTCCTGGAGGACGAGGTCGGGATCATATGGCGGTGCAGGGTGAAGAGCTCCTGGACGCCTCCCGACTCGTTCCCCGTCTACCATGTTCCCGTCGGCGGGGAAGCCTCGTGGAAGGAGGATTACGAACGCGTGGTGCCGCACGCGTTCGTTCACTTTGCGCGGCCGGAAACCGGTAAGAAAGCTATGGATGCGGCCGGAAGGAACGCGCTTGTGTTGAATGGTCGTGTTCTTAGGGTGAACATGGGAACCGAGAGTTCATTGCTCGTCAACAGGAGGAGAACCAGTGATCCCTTCAAGTTCTCCAATGTGCGCGTCGAGATTGGGAATCAAGTCAGCAGGGACGACTTTTTGGTGGCTTGGAAGGGACCGGATTTGGTAGTCGATTTTTTGATTGATCCCTTTGATGGACGCTGCAAGATCCTTTTCTCAAAGGATACAGCTTTCTCATTCAAGGGGACACGGGACTTGGCTTTGATCAAATGCAATTTCAAGCTGGAGTTCTTGGTGAGAGACATCAATGAGGTGAGAGTCTATCAAGATAATGCCCCCTTTGTAATGCAGTTCCAACTCATCTCAGCACCGTCAGTGTATTACCGCACCGCTGATGATGACATCTACGAGTCTGTTCCATATAATCTGCTAGACGACGAGGATCCATGGATCAGGACAACAGATTTTACTCCTAGCAATGCTGTTGGTCGGTGTAACTCATACAGAATTTTGTTCTCCCCTCGCTTTGGGGTTAAGATGCAGAGATCCCTGGCCTATCTGAGAGACAGGAGGATAGATGATGTCCGACCGAAGCACCGACAAATCATAAGGGATGAGCCCAATTATGGAGTGCTCCCGGTCGATCCTTTCTTCTGTATTCAATACAAGGAAGGAATCAAATTTTCGACTATGTTTTTAGTGAATGCACTTGTGCACAAAGGCATTGTTAATCAGCATCAACTTACTGAGGAGTTCTTTTCCTTACTTAGGCAACAGAGTGACATAATAAATGAATCTGCTCTACTGAATATCTGGTCATACAAACGCTCCAGTTTTGATGCGCCAAGAAGGCTGAAGCTCGTTCAGGACTGGCTGTTGAAGGACCGTAAACTTCTCAGGCAGCCTTCTAATGAAACTGTTGAAGTGAGGAGGCTTGCTATTACTCCTACAAAGGCATACTGTCTTCCTGCTGAGGTAGAACTCTCAAATAGGGTTCTTAGGAAGTATAAAGAGGTTGCCGATAGATTCTTGAGGGTGACTTTTATGGATGAAGGGATGCAACAGTTGAATAATAATGTTTTAAACTACAATGTGGCACCTATTGTCAGAGACATAACTTCTAGCTCATTTCCTCAGAAGACTACTGCGTTCAGGAGGGTAAATCAGATTCTAACTAATGGGTTTCAACTATGTGGTCGAAAATATTCCTTTTTAGCATTTTCATCAAACCAGCTAAGGGATCGATCAGCATGGTTCTTTGCAGAGGTTCCCAACACCATAACTGTGTCAAATATTAGGAATTGGATGGGAAAATTTTCTAATAGAAATGTTGCTAAGTGCACTGCTAGAATGGGGCAATGTTTTTCGTCTACATATGCGACAATCAATGTTCCTCCCCATGAAGTAAACCCTGACCTTGAAGATATTGTGCGGAATGAATATGTCTTTTCGGATGGAATTGGGACGATTACACCAGATCTCGCACTTGAAGTAGCTGAAAAACTGCAACTGACTGATAACCCACCTTCTGCCTATCAGATTAGGTATGCTGGCTGCAAAGGGGTTGTGGCTGTTTGGCTAGGAAATGGTGATGGGATCAGGCTGTCACTGAGACCAAGCATGAATAAGTTCGAGTCTAACCATACAATGTTGGAGGTTGTATCGTGGACTAAGATCCAGCCAGGTTTTCTTAACCGGCAGATTATCACGTTGCTTTCATCTCAACAGGTGCCGGACAGTGTTTTTGAAAGAATGCAAGAAACTATGATTCATAAACTGAACCAGATGCTTGTGGATGCTGATGTTGCATATGAGGTTCTTACAACATCATGCACCGAGCAAAGTAGCACTGCAGCAATGATGTTGAGCGCTGGTTTTAGACCTCAAACTGAACCTCACTTAAAGGCTATGATCTCATGCGTTAGATCATCTCAGCTAGGTGATCTTTTAGCAAAAACAAGAATCTTTGTCTCGAAAGCCAGGTGGTTGATGGGCTGCCTTGATGAACTTGGGATCCTTGAACAAGGGCAATGCTTTATTCAGACCTCAAGCCTTTCGCTTGAAAATTGTTTTTCAAAGCATGGTTCAAGATTTTCAGCTCCACAGAAGAATAGGCAAGTCATTGTGGGTACCGTGGCCATGGCCAAGAATCCATGTCTTCATCCTGGAGATATTAGGATCCTTGAGGCTGTTGATGTGCCTTCATTGCATCATCTTTCTGATTGTTTAGTATTCCCTCAAAAAGGGGACAGGCCTCACACCAATGAAGCATCTGGAAGTGACTTGGATGGCGATCTCTATTTTGTTACATGGGATCAAGATCTTATACCCCCAAGCAAAAAGAGCTCGATTGCTATGGATTACACCCCTGCTGAAGTCAGAAATTTACCACGACAAATCTTTCCTCAA GACATTATTGACTTTTACTTGAAGAATATGATAAATGAGAATCTCGGTGTTATTTGCAATGCTCATGTGGTACATGCTGACCGTAGTGAATATGGAGCATTCGATGAGAATTGCCTTAAGCTGGCTGAGCTCGCTGCTATAGCCGTAGATTTCCCGAAGACAGGAAAAATGGTTACTCTGCCTCCTACCCTTAAACCTAAGTGCTATCCTGACTTCATGGGCAAGGATGGTTACATATCCTACAAGTCAGAAAAGGTATTAGGAAAGTTATATCGCAAGATTAAAGATGTCACAGATGATATTGACTCATCTGAAACTGCTTGCATGGTCGAGGATTTACCCTATGATGTGGATCTCGAGGTTGTTGGATCTTCAGATTATCTTGCTGATGCATGGCAGGACAAGGTTGTATACGAGCGTCGTCTGAATGCATTGTTGGCTCAGTATAGAGTTAGCTCAGAAGGGGAGGTTGTTACAGGTCACATATGGTCATTGCCTAAATTCAATAGCAGGAAGCAGGGTGAGTTGAAGGAGCGCCTGAAGAATGCATATTCTTCTCTTCACAAGGAGCACCGACATGCTTTCGACACCATGGACCCTGATTTTCTTCAACTAACAGACGCAGAAAAAGGAGTGCTTTACGAACGGAAGGCTTCAGCATGGTACCAAGTGACTTATCATCCTCGGTGGGTTAAGAAGTCGCTCGAACTAAATGAGCCTGATTGGGAGTTGGTGCCCGCACGACTTAGTTTTGCATGGATAGCAGCGGACTACCTTGTCAGGATCAAGATAAGATGTGGCGATGAGAGGAGAAAATTAAATAGTCAAAGGCCGATCGATTCCCTTGCGAGCTATCTTTCTGAAAGAATAGATTGA